One window of the Thermasporomyces composti genome contains the following:
- a CDS encoding TIGR02611 family protein produces MPEDRVRQPRAETPEPGPTAVHASTGTMVEDPAVDPAGASHRWHRIGAPLRRIRRRVRRSRTLDTTWRAGVFIVGVTFVLAGLVMFVTPGPGWLTVILGLAILATEFAWAHHVLDWAKRRAREASARALDPRVRRRNLGIAAVVVLALAAAGSWWVARYGWPSPVMSLMEWVRSWR; encoded by the coding sequence ATGCCTGAGGACCGGGTTCGCCAGCCTCGCGCCGAGACGCCGGAGCCTGGCCCCACGGCGGTGCACGCGTCGACGGGGACGATGGTCGAGGATCCGGCCGTGGATCCCGCGGGCGCCTCTCATCGGTGGCACCGCATCGGCGCACCGCTGCGCCGGATACGTCGCCGGGTACGACGTTCACGCACGCTGGACACAACCTGGCGGGCTGGGGTGTTCATCGTCGGCGTGACGTTCGTCCTCGCCGGGTTGGTGATGTTCGTGACGCCCGGCCCGGGATGGCTCACCGTCATCCTGGGTTTGGCGATTCTGGCGACCGAGTTCGCCTGGGCCCACCATGTCTTGGACTGGGCCAAACGTCGGGCTCGGGAGGCGAGCGCGCGGGCGTTGGACCCGAGGGTCCGCAGGCGGAACCTCGGGATCGCGGCCGTCGTCGTGCTGGCGCTGGCCGCGGCCGGCTCGTGGTGGGTAGCCCGGTACGGATGGCCGTCCCCGGTCATGTCGCTCATGGAGTGGGTGCGCTCGTGGAGATGA
- the grpE gene encoding nucleotide exchange factor GrpE — MADVDITELAGEVALLREVVERRLLEDEARQRLYDELYRQLKFAQRDLAEQFVAPMAREILLVVDRIDAMTAHLPPETAEPLTSVREELLEVLLRRGLREVDAAGEEFDPRVHEAVRRVPVESPEQVGRVVEVRRPGYALEGRLLRPAQVAVGYLAKADDARAGGSRA, encoded by the coding sequence GTGGCGGACGTTGACATCACCGAGCTCGCTGGCGAGGTGGCGCTGCTCCGTGAGGTGGTCGAGCGGCGGCTGCTCGAGGACGAGGCCCGCCAGCGGCTCTACGACGAGCTGTACCGGCAGCTGAAGTTCGCCCAGCGCGACCTCGCCGAGCAGTTCGTGGCCCCGATGGCCCGGGAGATCCTGCTCGTGGTCGACCGGATCGACGCCATGACAGCGCACCTGCCGCCTGAGACGGCCGAGCCGCTCACCTCGGTGCGCGAGGAGCTGCTCGAGGTCCTCCTCCGGCGCGGTCTGCGGGAGGTCGACGCGGCGGGGGAGGAGTTCGACCCGCGGGTACACGAGGCGGTGCGGCGGGTTCCGGTCGAGTCGCCTGAGCAGGTGGGGCGCGTGGTTGAGGTCCGGCGACCCGGCTACGCCCTCGAGGGACGCCTGCTGCGTCCAGCGCAGGTCGCGGTCGGCTACCTCGCGAAGGCCGACGACGCGCGCGCCGGGGGCTCGCGGGCCTAG
- a CDS encoding DUF1772 domain-containing protein, which yields MATGPFRDVLMVLATVSTGLVAGLFYAYACSVMLALRRVGDETFVDVMRRINTAIQNGWFALSFVGAPLLTLAVLVVDALAGRGVQALVAVAGAADLFWLGVTVRSNIPLNAMLERAGRDRHTDVAGVRIRFEQPWNRWHLVRTVAAVAAFAALCCALAWR from the coding sequence GTGGCCACGGGACCGTTCCGGGACGTGCTGATGGTGCTCGCCACGGTCAGCACCGGACTGGTCGCTGGGCTGTTCTACGCCTACGCCTGCTCCGTCATGCTCGCGCTGCGTCGAGTCGGCGACGAGACCTTCGTCGACGTGATGCGGCGCATCAACACCGCGATCCAAAACGGCTGGTTCGCGCTGAGCTTCGTCGGCGCGCCGCTCCTCACCCTCGCGGTCCTCGTCGTGGACGCGCTCGCCGGGCGAGGAGTGCAGGCGCTCGTCGCCGTCGCCGGTGCGGCCGACCTGTTCTGGCTCGGCGTCACCGTCCGGTCGAACATCCCGCTCAACGCCATGCTCGAGCGGGCCGGACGGGACCGACACACCGACGTGGCCGGCGTGCGGATCCGCTTCGAGCAGCCGTGGAACCGGTGGCACCTGGTGCGTACTGTCGCGGCAGTGGCCGCCTTCGCCGCGCTGTGCTGTGCCCTCGCGTGGCGGTGA
- a CDS encoding beta-class carbonic anhydrase — MSDPRDRAAFADLLAANRAYAERFPLAGFDGVARAGVAMVTCMDSRIDPLGMVGLRPGDAKILRNPGGRVTDQVLVALVLGVHLLGVERVLVVQHTRCAMASASEAELRDRISRASGQDASWLSIGAIEDQVASIHDEVAKARTHPLIPPSVAVGGFLYDVDTGLLHHVC; from the coding sequence GTGAGCGATCCCCGTGACCGAGCGGCCTTCGCCGACCTCCTCGCGGCTAACCGCGCGTACGCCGAGCGCTTCCCGCTCGCCGGCTTCGACGGAGTGGCACGGGCCGGTGTCGCGATGGTGACCTGCATGGACTCCCGCATCGACCCGCTCGGCATGGTCGGCCTCCGTCCGGGCGACGCCAAGATCTTGCGCAATCCCGGCGGTCGCGTCACCGACCAGGTGCTCGTCGCGCTCGTCCTCGGCGTGCACCTGCTGGGCGTCGAGCGTGTCCTCGTGGTCCAGCACACCCGGTGCGCGATGGCGTCGGCGAGCGAGGCGGAGCTACGCGACCGGATATCGCGGGCGAGCGGCCAGGACGCGTCGTGGCTCTCGATCGGCGCGATCGAGGATCAGGTCGCGAGCATCCACGACGAGGTGGCCAAGGCACGCACCCATCCGCTCATCCCGCCGTCCGTGGCTGTCGGCGGCTTCCTGTACGACGTGGACACCGGCCTCCTCCACCACGTCTGCTGA
- a CDS encoding Hsp70 family protein, whose amino-acid sequence MGHTIGIDLGTTYSAAARVNELGKPEIVVNRDGERLTPSVVFFSGETPLVGTMAKRSAAASPLDAVQFVKRSMGDPTWRFETSAGTSYRPEEISAIILRRIKEDVELALGEEVTDAVITVPAYFDDAPRRATMDAGRIAGLTVRRVLNEPTAAALAYGVETNTNGTVLVYDLGGGTFDVTVLAVDGHEFDVLATHGDRNLGGFDFDNLLMQLLDERFQAAGGPSLLDNAEAEADLREKAEIAKRSLTTVEQTRVVLAADGVSKVIPVTRAEFEDVTSSLLSRTRDIAEMVVADAGLDWSKIDHVLLAGGSTRMPMVARMIEQVWRREPVRGINPDEVVALGAAVQAHLIDAQSAADDARRPVLATGMTLPRIRDVTSQGLGVIAVRRGATSEDDIENVVIIPANTKIPARRAQTFETIQDNQTKLKVEVTQGDDHDPAYVRRIGEQTFDIPPYPAGAPFEVVYAYDEDQTVSIEVIDKTAGRSIGTFDVDNVATMGEAEVAAASDRMRRLDIG is encoded by the coding sequence GTGGGGCACACGATCGGGATCGACCTGGGGACGACGTACTCGGCGGCCGCGCGTGTGAACGAGCTCGGCAAGCCCGAGATCGTGGTGAACCGGGACGGTGAGCGCCTCACCCCGTCCGTGGTGTTCTTCTCCGGCGAGACCCCGCTCGTCGGGACGATGGCCAAGCGTTCGGCCGCCGCGTCTCCGCTCGACGCGGTGCAGTTCGTCAAGCGCTCCATGGGGGACCCGACGTGGAGGTTCGAGACGTCCGCCGGCACCTCGTACCGCCCGGAGGAGATCTCGGCCATCATCCTGCGCCGGATCAAAGAGGACGTCGAGCTGGCCCTCGGCGAGGAGGTGACCGACGCGGTCATCACCGTGCCGGCCTACTTCGACGACGCTCCTCGGCGGGCCACGATGGACGCCGGACGGATCGCCGGGCTGACGGTCCGCCGCGTGCTCAACGAGCCCACCGCCGCCGCGTTGGCGTATGGGGTGGAGACCAACACCAACGGCACGGTGCTCGTCTACGACCTCGGCGGCGGAACGTTCGACGTCACGGTCCTGGCGGTCGACGGCCACGAGTTCGACGTCCTCGCCACCCACGGGGACCGCAACCTGGGCGGCTTCGACTTCGACAACCTGCTCATGCAGCTGCTCGACGAGCGGTTCCAGGCGGCGGGTGGTCCGAGTCTGCTCGACAACGCCGAGGCCGAGGCTGACCTGCGGGAGAAGGCCGAGATCGCCAAGCGCAGCCTGACGACGGTCGAGCAGACTCGCGTGGTCCTCGCCGCCGACGGAGTCTCGAAGGTCATCCCCGTCACTCGGGCGGAGTTCGAGGACGTGACGTCGAGCCTGCTGAGCCGTACCCGGGACATCGCCGAGATGGTGGTCGCTGACGCGGGGCTGGATTGGTCGAAGATCGACCACGTGCTCTTGGCCGGCGGCTCGACCCGGATGCCGATGGTGGCCCGGATGATCGAGCAGGTCTGGCGCCGCGAGCCGGTGAGGGGCATCAACCCCGACGAAGTGGTGGCGCTCGGCGCGGCCGTGCAGGCGCACCTGATCGACGCCCAATCGGCAGCCGACGACGCCCGTCGCCCTGTCCTCGCGACGGGCATGACGCTCCCCAGAATCCGCGACGTCACGTCGCAGGGGCTTGGTGTCATCGCGGTTCGCCGGGGCGCCACCTCCGAGGACGACATCGAGAACGTCGTCATCATCCCCGCCAACACCAAGATCCCGGCTCGTCGCGCCCAGACCTTCGAAACCATCCAGGACAACCAGACCAAGCTCAAGGTGGAGGTGACCCAAGGCGACGACCACGACCCCGCCTACGTGCGGCGGATCGGGGAGCAGACCTTCGACATCCCTCCCTATCCCGCCGGCGCTCCCTTCGAGGTCGTCTACGCCTACGACGAGGACCAGACCGTCTCGATCGAGGTCATCGACAAGACGGCGGGCCGCTCGATCGGCACGTTCGACGTCGACAACGTCGCGACCATGGGGGAGGCGGAGGTCGCCGCAGCCAGCGACCGGATGCGCCGGCTCGATATCGGCTGA
- a CDS encoding acetylxylan esterase: MPLLFDMPREKLATYQGTNPRPADFDAYWDAALAELAAVDPKVELEPAAFQAPFAECFHLWFQGTGEARVHAKLLRPRNATEPHPAVLHFHGYAGRSPDWSELLGYVALGYTVAALDCRGQGGLSEDVGGVRGWTLRGHIVRGLDDNVDKLYYRHVFLDTALLARIVMDMEDVDETRVGAWGASQGGGLTLACAALEPRIKRAAPVYPFLCDYQRVWELDLAKDAYLELDEWFRRFDPLHEREEEVFTRLGYIDVQHLAPRIRAEVLMGVGLNDTVCPPSTQFAAYNKITSSKQVLLYPDFKHESLPGHADRIFTFLSGL, encoded by the coding sequence ATGCCGTTGCTCTTCGACATGCCGCGGGAGAAGCTCGCGACCTACCAGGGCACCAACCCTCGTCCAGCTGACTTCGACGCCTACTGGGACGCCGCCCTGGCCGAGCTCGCCGCCGTCGACCCCAAGGTCGAGCTGGAACCGGCCGCCTTCCAAGCGCCGTTCGCGGAGTGTTTCCACCTCTGGTTCCAGGGCACCGGCGAAGCTCGGGTCCACGCCAAGCTGCTGCGGCCGAGGAACGCCACCGAGCCGCACCCGGCGGTGCTGCACTTCCACGGCTACGCCGGGCGCTCACCGGACTGGTCGGAGCTCCTCGGCTACGTCGCGCTCGGCTACACCGTCGCGGCGCTCGACTGCCGCGGCCAGGGTGGGCTCTCCGAGGACGTCGGCGGGGTTCGCGGGTGGACGCTGCGCGGTCACATCGTCCGTGGCTTGGACGACAACGTCGACAAGCTGTACTACCGGCACGTCTTCCTCGACACCGCGCTGCTGGCCCGCATCGTCATGGACATGGAGGACGTCGACGAGACGCGCGTCGGGGCCTGGGGCGCCAGCCAAGGCGGCGGTCTCACCCTCGCCTGCGCCGCGCTCGAGCCGCGGATCAAGCGGGCGGCACCCGTCTACCCGTTCCTGTGTGACTACCAGCGGGTCTGGGAGCTCGACCTGGCCAAGGACGCCTACCTCGAGCTCGACGAGTGGTTCCGCCGCTTCGACCCGCTGCACGAGCGGGAGGAGGAGGTCTTCACCCGCCTGGGCTACATCGACGTGCAACACCTCGCACCCCGGATCCGGGCGGAGGTGCTCATGGGCGTGGGGCTCAACGACACCGTGTGCCCGCCGTCGACCCAGTTCGCGGCGTACAACAAGATCACCAGCTCCAAGCAGGTGCTGCTCTACCCCGACTTCAAGCACGAGAGCCTGCCGGGTCACGCCGATCGGATCTTCACGTTCCTGTCGGGGCTGTGA
- a CDS encoding GNAT family N-acetyltransferase, with product MAGRRGAGATTPGDLGWFWRYGAEATAAAVRTWSRGGQILAVGLLDGPELLRLALAPDAQRDEEVAQQIVKDVTEPERGVLMEGDAFVAAPTGALVRELLVDDGWNVGEPWTPLQCDLTEPVEGPDVRIEVIGPEQAHVRAAVQRAAFDSSTFTDQRWHAMAAGLPYADARCPVAYDDQGNAVAAVTVWSAGPGKPGLLEPMGVHREHRGHGYGTAISIAAAAALQELGSSSATVCTPSSNVGAVATYTSAGFRRLPEIRDLRRSG from the coding sequence GTGGCAGGACGACGGGGCGCCGGTGCAACTACACCGGGGGACCTGGGCTGGTTCTGGCGGTACGGGGCGGAGGCCACGGCCGCGGCGGTTCGGACGTGGAGTCGGGGCGGACAGATTCTCGCCGTCGGGCTGCTGGACGGTCCCGAGCTGTTGCGGCTGGCGCTCGCGCCGGACGCCCAGCGGGACGAAGAAGTCGCGCAGCAGATCGTCAAGGACGTGACCGAGCCGGAACGCGGCGTCCTGATGGAGGGGGACGCATTTGTTGCGGCGCCCACGGGCGCACTGGTCCGGGAGCTGCTCGTCGACGACGGCTGGAACGTCGGTGAGCCGTGGACACCGCTGCAGTGCGACCTCACCGAGCCGGTGGAGGGACCAGACGTGCGGATCGAGGTGATCGGACCGGAGCAGGCGCACGTGCGCGCCGCCGTCCAGCGGGCAGCGTTCGACAGCTCGACGTTCACCGACCAGCGCTGGCACGCGATGGCGGCCGGCTTGCCATACGCCGACGCCCGGTGCCCGGTCGCGTACGACGACCAGGGCAACGCGGTCGCGGCCGTGACGGTGTGGTCGGCAGGACCGGGGAAGCCCGGATTGCTCGAGCCGATGGGCGTGCACCGGGAACATCGCGGTCACGGATACGGCACGGCGATCAGTATCGCTGCGGCGGCGGCACTCCAGGAGCTCGGCTCGTCGAGTGCGACCGTCTGCACGCCCAGCTCCAACGTCGGCGCCGTCGCTACCTACACGTCAGCCGGCTTCCGGCGACTACCGGAGATCCGGGACCTACGCCGCAGCGGCTAG
- a CDS encoding HIT family protein: protein MEDQVRQGGVGVPDGLERLWSPHRMAYILGEGKPTGSGPEDGCPFCDIPQRDDEDGLVVARGRLVYAVLNLYPYNTGHLMVCPYRHVADYPDLTEEETAELAAFTQQAIRALRRASSPEGFNIGMNLGAVAGAGIAAHLHQHVVPRWGGDTNFMPVVGRAKVLPQLLRDTRALVAEAWPDR from the coding sequence GTGGAGGACCAGGTGCGCCAAGGCGGCGTCGGAGTACCCGACGGACTCGAGCGTCTGTGGAGCCCTCACCGGATGGCCTACATCCTGGGGGAGGGCAAGCCGACCGGGAGCGGCCCCGAGGACGGGTGCCCGTTCTGCGACATCCCACAGCGGGACGACGAGGACGGGCTCGTGGTCGCGCGGGGAAGACTCGTCTACGCCGTCCTCAACCTCTACCCCTACAACACCGGCCACCTGATGGTGTGCCCGTACCGGCACGTCGCCGACTACCCCGACCTGACCGAGGAGGAGACGGCAGAGCTCGCGGCCTTCACGCAGCAGGCCATCCGGGCGCTCCGGCGAGCCTCGTCACCCGAGGGGTTCAACATCGGCATGAACCTCGGTGCTGTCGCCGGCGCCGGCATCGCCGCCCACCTACACCAGCACGTCGTTCCGCGGTGGGGCGGCGACACCAACTTCATGCCCGTCGTCGGCCGGGCCAAGGTGCTGCCGCAGCTGCTCCGAGACACCCGGGCACTGGTGGCCGAGGCCTGGCCCGACCGCTGA
- a CDS encoding SsgA family sporulation/cell division regulator, with amino-acid sequence MTHALPLRLIDGSGTALSLTAELRYDASDPYAVDAIFHTGDPKGVRWVFARQLLSEGLFRPTGEGDVHVSPLVDDNGRAIVLIELRSPDGEAVLHAPADALAAFLQSTYGIVPPGGESMHIDLDLLVEELRRGPTTGL; translated from the coding sequence GTGACACACGCCCTGCCGTTGCGTCTGATCGACGGTTCCGGCACGGCGCTGAGCCTGACCGCCGAGCTGCGGTATGACGCCTCGGACCCGTACGCTGTCGACGCTATCTTCCACACCGGCGATCCCAAAGGGGTGCGCTGGGTGTTCGCTCGACAGCTGCTGTCCGAAGGGCTCTTCCGGCCCACCGGCGAAGGCGACGTGCACGTGTCACCGCTCGTCGACGACAACGGTCGGGCCATCGTGCTGATCGAGCTTCGCTCGCCCGACGGTGAGGCGGTCCTCCACGCGCCCGCGGACGCCCTCGCGGCGTTCCTGCAGAGCACCTACGGCATCGTCCCGCCGGGCGGCGAGAGCATGCACATCGACCTCGACCTCCTCGTCGAGGAGCTCCGCCGCGGGCCCACAACAGGGCTCTGA
- the thrS gene encoding threonine--tRNA ligase, with translation MSDSRGPGSSPGEQITVHVLRSGERVTREVTTGATAGELFEGDQSVIAARIDGELRDLAQRLHPDAEVEPIPIDSEDGRAILRHSTAHVLAQAVQELFPEAKLGIGPPIENGFYYDFDVPTPFTPDDLDRIEARMRQIVKERQRFARRVVTDEEARRELADEPYKLELITLKGQADGAADGAGVEVGAGELTIYDNVRPNGELAWKDLCRGPHLPTTKHIPAFKLTRVAAAYWRGNERNPQLQRIYGTAWESKEALQAYLTMLEEAERRDHRRLGVELDLFSFPEEVGSGLAVWHPKGGAIRRVMEEYSRRRHEQAGYEFVYTPHLAREELFQTSGHLGWYRDAMYAPMEDEGHNYYLKPMNCPMHVLIYRSRGRSYRDLPLRLFEFGTVYRYEKSGVVHGLTRARGFTQDDAHIFCTPEQLQDELASLLTFVVDLLRDFGLQDFTADLSTRPEKYVGEIEDWNAAEAALEEALKRADIPYTVAEGEGAFYAPKIDVHVRDAIGRKWQLSTLQVDFQEPGRFDLEYQAADGSRQRPYMIHRALFGSVERFFGILLEHYAGAFPPWLAPVQVVAIPIAERHIEYLDQVAAKLRERGIRVEVDRSDDRMQKKIRNAQTQKVPYMLLAGDRDMEQGAVSFRYRSGEQKNGVPIDEAVAEIVSAVERRIQI, from the coding sequence GTGTCCGACAGCCGTGGTCCCGGGTCGAGCCCGGGGGAGCAGATCACCGTCCACGTCCTTCGCAGTGGCGAGCGGGTCACGCGCGAGGTCACGACGGGCGCCACGGCCGGCGAGCTGTTCGAGGGCGACCAGTCGGTGATCGCCGCCCGGATCGACGGTGAGCTGCGTGACCTCGCCCAGCGCCTCCACCCCGACGCGGAGGTGGAGCCGATCCCGATCGACAGCGAGGACGGTCGCGCGATCCTCCGACACTCCACCGCGCACGTGCTGGCGCAGGCTGTCCAGGAGCTGTTCCCCGAGGCGAAGCTGGGGATCGGCCCACCGATCGAGAACGGCTTCTACTACGACTTCGACGTCCCCACGCCGTTCACGCCGGACGATCTGGACCGCATCGAGGCCCGGATGCGGCAGATCGTCAAGGAGCGCCAGCGGTTCGCGCGGCGGGTGGTCACCGACGAGGAGGCTCGTCGCGAGCTCGCCGACGAACCGTACAAACTGGAGCTCATCACCCTCAAAGGGCAGGCGGATGGCGCTGCCGACGGTGCCGGTGTCGAGGTTGGCGCGGGCGAGCTGACCATCTACGACAACGTCCGCCCCAACGGGGAGCTGGCCTGGAAGGACCTGTGCCGCGGGCCGCACCTGCCGACGACCAAGCACATCCCGGCGTTCAAGCTGACCCGGGTGGCCGCCGCCTACTGGCGGGGAAACGAGCGCAACCCGCAGCTTCAGCGCATCTACGGCACCGCGTGGGAGAGCAAGGAGGCCCTCCAGGCCTACCTGACGATGCTGGAGGAGGCCGAACGGCGCGACCACCGGCGGCTCGGCGTCGAGCTCGACCTGTTCAGCTTCCCCGAGGAGGTCGGCTCCGGGCTGGCCGTCTGGCATCCCAAGGGCGGTGCCATCCGGCGGGTGATGGAGGAGTACTCGCGACGCCGTCACGAACAGGCCGGGTACGAGTTCGTCTACACCCCCCACCTGGCGCGTGAGGAGCTGTTCCAGACCTCAGGGCACCTGGGGTGGTACCGGGACGCGATGTACGCGCCGATGGAGGACGAGGGGCACAACTACTACCTCAAGCCGATGAACTGCCCCATGCACGTCCTCATCTACCGGTCGCGCGGCAGGTCCTACCGCGACCTTCCGCTGCGGCTGTTCGAGTTCGGCACCGTCTACCGGTACGAGAAGTCCGGCGTGGTGCACGGCCTGACCCGGGCCCGTGGCTTCACCCAAGACGACGCGCACATCTTCTGCACGCCCGAGCAGCTGCAGGACGAGCTCGCGTCACTGCTGACGTTCGTCGTCGACCTCCTGCGTGACTTCGGCCTGCAGGACTTCACCGCTGACCTGTCCACGCGGCCGGAGAAGTACGTCGGCGAGATCGAGGACTGGAACGCCGCCGAGGCGGCCTTGGAGGAGGCGCTCAAGCGGGCCGACATCCCGTACACGGTCGCGGAGGGGGAGGGCGCGTTCTACGCGCCGAAGATCGACGTCCACGTCCGCGACGCGATCGGCCGCAAGTGGCAGTTGTCGACGTTGCAGGTCGACTTCCAGGAGCCGGGGCGATTCGATCTCGAGTACCAGGCCGCTGACGGCTCGCGGCAGCGGCCGTACATGATTCACCGGGCGCTGTTCGGTTCGGTTGAGCGGTTCTTCGGCATCCTGCTCGAGCACTACGCCGGAGCGTTCCCACCGTGGCTGGCGCCCGTGCAGGTCGTGGCGATCCCGATCGCGGAACGGCACATCGAGTACCTCGACCAGGTGGCGGCCAAGCTTCGGGAGCGCGGGATCCGGGTGGAGGTCGACCGCTCGGACGACCGTATGCAGAAGAAGATCCGCAACGCGCAGACCCAGAAGGTGCCGTACATGCTGCTCGCTGGGGACCGCGACATGGAGCAAGGCGCGGTGTCGTTCCGCTACCGCTCCGGCGAGCAGAAGAACGGCGTGCCCATCGACGAGGCTGTCGCCGAGATCGTCTCGGCCGTCGAGCGCCGGATCCAGATCTGA
- a CDS encoding tetratricopeptide repeat protein: MDLDYYELLEVTQDASEEEIRAAITRQRRIWVRRQSSPDPERRAYAEQRVRDVDSAERILLDPVARRAYDDARARQAVTPADHGAASRHSRAPTSRREATGRRRLDGDPAAGSRPDRPHLTTHQGTTPRGGTPEGDLDVHLRRGDSYLDRAAWRRARAEFEYVLQRDPGNLRARAGLGLAQVGAGRVKDGLTILEQVLAEHPDDEDAKLALATALYESAVAGLGEVRDARGRTRPMILSRRQLRLVRRHLRRIRRLGLSDWHVRTNVEELSDLLAEARKAVWTRSAHLRFYAMLFVAAALVAFASDVESLRVFGAFWMVVVAGVYVLRHRVPAWKYYRRGRASAGGRGRLGVFRRGV; the protein is encoded by the coding sequence ATGGACCTCGACTACTACGAGCTGCTCGAAGTCACCCAGGACGCCTCTGAGGAGGAGATCCGGGCGGCGATCACTCGGCAGCGCCGCATCTGGGTACGCCGGCAGTCCAGCCCTGACCCGGAGCGGCGCGCTTACGCCGAGCAGCGCGTGCGCGACGTGGACAGTGCGGAGCGGATCCTGCTCGATCCGGTGGCGCGGCGGGCGTACGACGACGCGCGCGCCCGCCAGGCCGTGACACCGGCCGACCACGGCGCCGCGAGCCGGCACTCACGCGCGCCGACGTCCCGACGGGAGGCCACCGGCCGTCGACGGTTAGACGGCGACCCCGCCGCCGGCTCACGACCCGACCGACCCCACCTGACCACCCACCAGGGCACCACACCGCGCGGAGGCACGCCGGAAGGCGACCTTGACGTCCACCTGCGCCGCGGGGACTCCTATCTCGACCGGGCCGCGTGGCGGCGGGCGCGGGCGGAGTTCGAGTACGTCCTGCAGCGTGATCCCGGCAACCTGCGAGCGCGCGCCGGCCTGGGCCTCGCACAAGTCGGCGCTGGTCGCGTCAAGGATGGCTTGACGATTCTGGAGCAGGTGCTCGCCGAGCATCCGGACGACGAGGACGCCAAGCTGGCGCTGGCGACCGCGCTCTATGAGAGCGCGGTCGCCGGCCTGGGTGAGGTGCGTGACGCTCGAGGGCGAACGCGCCCGATGATCCTGTCCCGTCGTCAGCTGCGCCTCGTTCGTCGACACCTGAGGCGGATCCGACGGCTCGGCCTGTCCGACTGGCACGTGCGGACGAACGTGGAGGAGCTGTCCGATCTGCTGGCGGAGGCCCGCAAGGCCGTGTGGACTCGCAGTGCGCACCTTCGGTTCTACGCGATGCTGTTCGTGGCGGCGGCGCTGGTCGCCTTCGCCTCTGACGTCGAGTCGCTGCGGGTCTTCGGGGCGTTCTGGATGGTCGTCGTCGCGGGCGTCTACGTCCTTCGGCACCGGGTACCCGCCTGGAAGTACTACCGGCGCGGCCGGGCGTCGGCCGGAGGACGTGGCCGCCTGGGTGTCTTCAGGAGAGGGGTCTGA
- a CDS encoding AraC family transcriptional regulator, translating into MSTLTDDTLASLLQGPRARGAFLLRSILDPPWALRIADRAPLSLVTMLRGQAWILRDEDEPQPLRPGDVALIRGPDPYTIADDPATAPHVVIHPGQRCTTLRGEGLSESMRLGVRTWGNATDGAAVILSGTYQMHSEVGRRLLSALPPLLIRPVEEDDRALVSLLEDELGKTAPGQELVLDRLLDLVMVRILRAWLADPGAGAPGWYRAQHDPVVGTALRLMHANPAHPWTVAELAAKTGVSRAALARRFTALVGEPPMNYLTEWRLAVAADLLRDPDMTVAAVARRVGYSSPFALSAAFKRVRGVSPLEYRRTLTTRPQQPLGV; encoded by the coding sequence ATGAGCACGCTGACCGACGACACCTTGGCCAGCCTTCTGCAAGGTCCGCGAGCGAGAGGCGCCTTCCTGCTGCGGTCGATCCTGGATCCGCCGTGGGCATTGCGGATCGCTGACCGCGCACCGTTGTCCTTGGTCACAATGCTTCGCGGGCAGGCGTGGATCCTGCGAGACGAGGACGAGCCCCAGCCGCTGCGGCCTGGAGACGTCGCGCTCATCCGGGGACCGGACCCGTACACGATTGCCGACGACCCGGCCACCGCGCCGCACGTCGTGATCCATCCCGGACAGCGCTGCACGACCCTGCGGGGCGAAGGGCTGAGTGAGTCGATGCGCCTCGGCGTGCGAACCTGGGGCAACGCGACCGACGGTGCGGCGGTCATCCTGAGCGGCACCTACCAGATGCACAGCGAGGTTGGTCGACGGCTGTTGAGCGCTCTGCCACCGCTGCTGATTCGCCCCGTCGAGGAGGACGACCGCGCCCTCGTCTCGCTTCTGGAAGACGAGCTCGGCAAGACCGCCCCCGGCCAGGAGCTGGTCCTCGATCGCCTCCTCGACCTGGTCATGGTGAGGATCCTGCGCGCCTGGCTGGCCGATCCGGGAGCCGGCGCCCCCGGTTGGTACCGGGCGCAGCACGACCCCGTCGTCGGGACCGCCCTGCGACTGATGCACGCGAACCCGGCCCATCCGTGGACCGTCGCCGAGCTGGCCGCCAAGACCGGCGTGTCCCGTGCGGCGCTCGCCCGTCGGTTCACCGCCCTGGTCGGCGAGCCGCCGATGAACTACCTCACCGAGTGGCGGCTCGCGGTGGCGGCGGACCTGCTCCGTGACCCCGACATGACAGTCGCCGCGGTCGCCAGACGCGTGGGCTACAGCAGTCCGTTCGCGCTGAGCGCCGCCTTCAAGCGGGTGCGCGGCGTCAGCCCGCTGGAGTACCGCAGGACGCTGACCACCCGTCCCCAGCAGCCCCTGGGCGTCTGA